In Zea mays cultivar B73 chromosome 7, Zm-B73-REFERENCE-NAM-5.0, whole genome shotgun sequence, the following proteins share a genomic window:
- the LOC103633139 gene encoding histone H4 produces MPAIPTSALVSSSHERNTIHPPVRSGGDRQPAAEMSGRGKGGKGLGKGGAKRHRKVLRDNIQGITKPAIRRLARRGGVKRISGLIYEETRGVLKIFLENVIRDAVTYTEHARRKTVTAMDVVYALKRQGRTLYGFGG; encoded by the coding sequence ATGCCTGCAATACCCACCTCAGCACTAGTCTCCTCTTCGCACGAGCGCAACACCATCCACCCACCAGTTCGAAGCGGAGGCGACCGGCAACCTGCGGCGGAGATGTCAGGCAGGGGCAAGGGCGGCAAGGGGCTCGGGAAGGGCGGCGCGAAGCGTCACCGGAAGGTGCTGCGCGACAACATCCAGGGGATCACGAAGCCGGCGATCCGGAGGCTGGCGAGGAGGGGTGGCGTGAAGCGCATCTCCGGGCTGATCTACGAGGAGACCCGCGGCGTGCTCAAGATCTTTCTCGAGAATGTCATCCGCGACGCTGTGACCTACACGGAGCACGCCCGTCGCAAAACCGTCACCGCTATGGACGTCGTGTACGCCCTCAAACGCCAGGGCCGCACTCTCTATGGCTTCGGCGGCTAG
- the LOC103633135 gene encoding NAC domain-containing protein 45 gives MAPADLPPGFRFHPTDEELVNYYLKRKVHGLSIELDIIPEVDLYKCEPWELAEKSFLPGRDSEWYFFGPRDRKYPNGCRTNRATQAGYWKSTGKDRQISYQNRSIGMKKTLVYYKGRAPQGLRTSWVMHEYRIEESECENTMGIQDSYALCRVFKKNVALGELQKQKQGECSSSQSKEKQEQFTSIRDAGQSSGSNEHGKDNTWMQFIADDLWCNQTK, from the exons ATGGCGCCGGCTGATCTCCCACCAGGCTTTAGGTTCCATCCAACTGATGAGGAGCTTGTGAACTATTACCTCAAGAGGAAGGTCCATGGGCTCAGCATCGAGCTTGACATAATCCCTGAAGTAGACCTCTACAAATGTGAGCCTTGGGAGCTAGCAG AGAAATCATTCCTGCCTGGTAGAGACTCCGAGTGGTACTTCTTTGGGCCAAGGGATAGGAAGTATCCAAATGGATGCCGCACAAACCGCGCAACCCAGGCAGGATACTGGAAGTCAACAGGCAAAGATCGGCAAATCAGCTACCAGAACAGATCAATCGGCATGAAGAAGACACTGGTCTACTACAAGGGTCGAGCTCCTCAGGGGCTGAGGACCAGCTGGGTGATGCATGAGTACCGCATCGAGGAAAGCGAATGCGAGAACACCATGGGGATTCAG GACTCATATGCACTGTGTCgtgtcttcaagaaaaatgtggcACTCGGAGAGCTTCAGAAGCAAAAGCAAGGCGAGTGCAGCTCATCACAATCTAAAGAAAAACAAGAACAGTTTACAAGTATCAGGGATGCTGGACAGTCATCTGGTTCAAATGAGCACGGTAAAGACAACACATGGATGCAGTTCATAGCTGATGATCTATGGTGCAACCAAACAAAGTGA